One region of Tamandua tetradactyla isolate mTamTet1 chromosome 6, mTamTet1.pri, whole genome shotgun sequence genomic DNA includes:
- the SMIM48 gene encoding uncharacterized protein SMIM48: protein MADGPFQRKPWGPEYIRRDPDSDSEGLFDKPPPEEPPAARAPKSVSGGKKAGRRSGWKAQGGRAGQPLKAAGRPPPQEEAPPQDEGCYLDHFPHLSVFIYAAIAFSITSCIFTYIHLQLA, encoded by the coding sequence ATGGCTGACGGACCCTTCCAGCGCAAGCCCTGGGGCCCCGAGTACATTCGCCGAGACCCCGACTCGGACTCCGAAGGCCTGTTTGACAAGCCTCCCCCGGAAGAGCCCCCCGCAGCCCGCGCGCCCAAGTCCGTGTCGGGGGGCAAGAAGGCTGGTCGGCGCTCCGGCTGGAAGGCGCAGGGGGGCCGCGCGGGGCAGCCCCTCAAGGCCGCCGGCCGCCCCCCGCCCCAGGAGGAGGCTCCTCCGCAGGACGAGGGCTGCTATCTCGACCACTTCCCGCACCTCTCCGTCTTCATCTACGCGGCCATCGCCTTCTCCATCACCTCCTGCATCTTTACTTACATCCATTTACAGCTCGCCTGA
- the MIS12 gene encoding protein MIS12 homolog, whose protein sequence is MSVDPMTYEAQFFGFTPQTCMLRIYIAFQDYLFEVMQAVEQVILKKLDGIPDCEVSPVQIRKCTEKFLCFMKGRFDNLFGKMEQLFLQLILRIPPNILLPEDKSQEMHPYTEEEFQSLQKEIEQLEEKYRVELYTHQALLAELEEQKIVQDKLKQTLTLFDELENVGRDHGTSDFRESLVSLVQNSRKLQHIRDNVEKEGKKLNIL, encoded by the coding sequence atGTCTGTTGATCCAATGACGTATGAGGCCCAGTTCTTTGGCTTCACACCCCAAACTTGCATGCTTCGGATCTACATTGCATTTCAAGACTACCTATTTGAAGTGATGCAGGCTGTTGAACAGGTTATTCTAAAGAAGCTGGATGGCATCCCGGACTGTGAAGTTAGCCCCGTCCAGATTCGTAAATGCACAGAGAAGTTTCTATGCTTCATGAAAGGACGTTTTGATAACCTTTTTGGCAAAATGGAGCAGCTGTTTTTGCAGTTGATTTTGCGCATTCCCCCAAACATCTTGCTTCCTGAAGATAAATCCCAGGAGATGCATCCTTATACTGAGGAAGAATTCCAGAGTCTCCAAAAAGAAATTGAGCAGTTAGAAGAGAAGTATAGAGTTGAATTGTACACTCATCAGGCTCTTCTTGCAGAATTAGAAGAGCAAAAAATTGTTCAGGacaaactcaaacagacattgaCTTTGTTTGATGAGCTTGAAAATGTTGGCAGAGATCATGGGACTAGTGATTTTAGAGAGAGTTTGGTGTCCCTGGTCCAAAACTCTAGGAAACTACAACACATTCGAGACAATGTAGAAAAGGAAGGCAAAAAACTGAATATactgtaa
- the DERL2 gene encoding derlin-2 isoform X2, whose amino-acid sequence MAYQSLRLEYLQIPPVSRAYTTACVLTTAAVQLELITPFQLYFNPELIFKHFQVLQSDTYIFSWKMYFPISLVE is encoded by the exons ATGGCGTACCAGAGCCTCCGGTTGGAGTACTTGCAGATCCCACCGGTCAGCCGCGCCTACACCACCGCCTGCGTCCTTACCACCGCCGCTGTG caATTGGAATTGATCACACCTTTTCAGTTGTACTTCAATCCTGAATTAATCTTTAAACACTTTCAA GTATTGCAGTCGgacacatatattttttcttggaaGATGTATTTCCCAATCAGCCTGGTGGAATAA